A single window of Bombus affinis isolate iyBomAffi1 chromosome 15, iyBomAffi1.2, whole genome shotgun sequence DNA harbors:
- the LOC126925067 gene encoding trichohyalin-like: MPLEIEIGGPELQKNEEKKEEEEEKRECTNESVEKYLQECKDWTCKGKAVEEMWNEIKKKINEAVPKKKVKIRKWGMREKRKKAFKQWYKQRKERHEEEEMEKIKKIKIEQEAWKYINKYRRRREDIDEDISEEEWKNHFMKILEGTEHKEGRKTEGHRAEEKIIEEREDNIKKKEVIYQLRNLKEKKAIGEDGLENEEKESNNSNEENMERGRKNIQTGLQDENGALVESVALFGAEVWSWNMEERLDRIQRRYVKWILGLDMTTPNYILIEECKLIEIKEKALKRAARCKKCEGPVSNEEPESDAIEWVHNIGADLEGPMERPTELERKRNTGHIFR, translated from the exons ATGCcgttagaaatagaaataggggGACCGGAATTACAAAAAAatgaggaaaagaaagaagaagaggaggagaaaAGGGAATGTACAAACGAAAGTGTGGAAAAATACCTGCAGGAATGTAAAGACTGGACCTGCAAGGGAAAAGCAGTAGAGGAAATGTGGAATGAAATCAAAAAGAAGATAAACGAAGCAGTGCCAAAGAAGAAAGTGAAGATAAGGAAATGGGGCATGAGAGAGAAA AGGAAAAAGGCATTTAAACAGTGGTACAAACAAAGAAAGGAAAgacacgaagaagaagaaatggagAAAATAAAGAAGATCAAAATAGAACAAGAAGCGTGGAAATACATAAATAAGTATAGAAGAAGAAGGGAGGATATAGATGAAGATATAAGCGAAGAAGAGTGGAAAAATCACTTTATGAAAATTTTAGAAGGAACAGAGCACAAAGAGGGCAGAAAAACGGAAGGGCATAGAGCGGAAGAGAAAATAATAGAGGAGAGAGAAGATAATATAAAGAAGAAAGAGGTGATCTACCAGTTAAGAAACTTGAAGGAAAAGAAAGCAATAGGGGAAGACGGGTTAGAAAATGAG GAAAAAGAGAGCAATAATAGCAATGAAGAAAACATGGAGCGTGGGAGAAAGAATATTCAAACAGGACTACAAGATGAGAATGGAGCACTGGTAGAGAGCGTGGCGCTGTTTGGAGCAGAGGTATGGAGCTGGAACATGGAAGAAAGACTGGATAGAATacaaagaagatatgtgaaatgGATATTAGGTTTAGATATGACAACACCAAATTATATATTGATAGAAGAATGCAAGCTAatagaaatcaaagaaaaagcATTAAAAAGAGCAGCAAG ATGTAAAAAATGTGAAGGTCCAGTCTCGAACGAAGAACCAGAGAGCGATGCCATTGAGTGGGTACACAATATCGGCGCCGACCTGGAAGGACCAATGGAAAGACCAACGGAGTTAGAACGAAAGAGAAATACAGGTCACATCTTCAGATGA